Proteins found in one Myxococcota bacterium genomic segment:
- the rpsJ gene encoding 30S ribosomal protein S10 produces MASQKIRIRMKAYDFKLLDQSAGEIVDTAMRTGARVAGPIPLPTSINKYTVLRGPHIDKKSREQFETRTHKRLIDILDPTPQTVDALMKLELAAGVDVEIKL; encoded by the coding sequence CTGGCCTCCCAGAAAATCCGTATCCGAATGAAGGCATACGATTTCAAGCTGCTCGATCAGAGCGCTGGTGAGATCGTCGACACCGCCATGCGGACGGGTGCACGTGTGGCCGGGCCGATCCCGCTGCCCACCAGCATCAACAAGTACACGGTGCTGCGCGGGCCCCACATCGACAAGAAGTCGCGGGAGCAGTTCGAGACCCGCACGCACAAGCGACTGATCGACATTCTCGATCCGACCCCTCAGACCGTCGACGCGCTGATGAAGCTCGAGCTGGCGGCGGGTGTCGACGTCGAGATCAAGCTCTAG